The DNA region AAGGGTGCAAACGCAATGCTGTACGGAAATGTCGCTCCCGGTGGGATTATCAATATGATTACCAAGAAGCCGCGTTTCAATTTCGGCGGAAGTGTCGGGATGAGCGCAGGAAGCTGGAATACCTATAAACCGACGGTGGATATTTTCGGTCCGTTGAGCAAAAAAGTTGCATTTAGAATGAATGGAACTTACGAATATGCCAACAGTTTTCGGGATGTAGTGAAATCGCAGAAGCATTATTTCAATCCGTCTTTTGCCTTTAATCTTGGTGAAAATACACAAATTATTCTGGAAGCTGATTACCTGAAACACGACTTCACGCCAGATTTTGGAATTGGTTCGCTTTCGGATTACCAAACGATGATTTCTTCGTTTGAAACAGGATTAAAGAAAAGCGATTTTCTTGGTGCAAACTGGCAATATCAAACGAATCAGATGGCGACAACCGACATCATCGTGAATCATCAGCTGAATGACAACTGGATGGTGAATTCCGTAATTGCCTACCAAAATTACACGAAGGATTATTTTTCAACCGAAAGAATCCAGTGGTATTACAATTCCCCGAAACAACCCGACAGAAGTTGGTTGAGACCTTTGAACAGAACCTACAACGAGCAGAATTTGGCTTCCTTGCAAATCAATCTGAACGGTGAATTCAAGACTGGAAAACTCATCCACAAAGTCCTGTTCGGAACCGACGGCGATTTCGGGAACAACGACGGCTACACGTATTTCAACCCGTCAAACGGAAAAACGTACGGAACCTCCTATCTCTACGGAACTAACGGAAATGCTAATGGAATCCTGCTGTTAGACGATCCTTCAACCTGGATTTCCGGAGCGATGCCTGATTCCCAAAAGAAAAACCGAAGCAGAATCGAGACACGGCGGTTTGGGTTTTATGCACAGGATTTTCTGGAAATTACCAAACAGTTCAAGGTTTTGGGTGGAATTCGATATTCAAATTTAGAAAATAAAGATACGGTTGTAAAAGATTTCGTTGCGGGAACCGAAAAAGAAACGCCGAAAACTGGGACGAAAGATTTCGCATTTTCCCCAAAAGCGGGACTGGTTTTCACGCCGACGGAAAACTTCACGGTTTACGGAACCTACACCAATTCCTTCGTTCCCAATTCGGGATTTCTGGTAACGGAAGAACCTTTGAAGCCATCGATCGTGGATCAGTTTGAGGTTGGATTAAAGAAGAATCTTTTTAAAAATTCAGTGGCAGTCAATCTGAACGTTTACCAGATCGACAACAGAAATACTTATACCACCGCACGATTCAAAGCCGACGGATCCGAAAATTCAGATTCAACTATCAAGGAATTTGCGGGAAAGGTACGAAGCAGGGGAGTTGAACTCGACATCACGGGAAATCCGACTCCGCAACTGTCATTGATTGGCGGTATTTCTTACAACCACGCGGTTTATACAGAAACTCCTGCAGAAAACGGTTATGTTGAAAACCAAAGATTGGTGCGAACCCCTGCAACCACGGCAAATATGTCGGTTTTCTATAAGTTTGATGAACAACTTAAAGGACTGATCTTGGGTGCGTCCGCATTTTACACCGGTGATAGAAAAGCGGGGTGGAACGATACCAAAAACCAATCGCAGGTAACAAGAATGGTCGATTTGAAGGGCTTTGCCACCGTAGATTTCTCTTTAGGTTACGATTACAAAAACTTTCTGATTCAGGGAAAAATCGGAAATGTCTTCAATGCCGAGAACTTCAACGTGCACGAAAATTACTCGGTGAACCCGATTGCGCCAAGAAACTTTTATTTCACCTTGACTTACAAACTGTAACCAAACCGCTTCAAACCATATCAAACCACCTCGAATCATCTCAAACCTTTTCAAACGCTCTCTTTATGGCAGAAATTAAAAACACCCGCACTTTTATGAGGATTGTGCACCGTTATCTCGGATATTTTATGGCGGGAATTATGACAGTTTATGCAGTGAGCGGCGTTTTGCTCGTTTATCGCGACACCGATGTTTTGAAGAAAGAAAAAAACTACGAGAAAGTTTTTGAGAAAAATCTTGATGAGAAAGCACTCGGGAAAGAAATCAAAATTAAAGGTTTTGAAGTAGAGAAAACGGAGAATGGAATTTTGTATTTCAAAGGAGGAACCTATAATTCTGCAACAGGTGAAGCGAAATATGTAAAAAAGGAACTTCCTTATGTTTTAGATAAAATGACGAAACTTCACAAAGCCCCGTCAAAAGAAAAACTTGGTGGATTGAATACTTTGTTTGGAATTTCATTGTTCTTCTTTGTGGTTTCAAGTTTTTGGATGTTCAACCCGAAATCAAAAGCGTTCAAAAGAGGAATGATTTTCACGGGAATTGGACTAGTGGTTTCAATTATTTTGCTTTTGATTTAAATCTATTCAGATTAACTTGGTAAAAAACACCCTTTCAAAATCTTTGAAAGGGTGTTTTTATTACTTGGCTCTTTTTACTTGGCACTTATTTATTCGGTTGCGGTGTATATCGCAAATATGGTTTCAGTTCCGTCACCCCTTTCGGGAAAATTCCGCGTGCATCTTCGGTGGAAATTGCGGGTGGAACAATCACATCGTCACCATCATTCCAATTTACGGGAGTTGCCACTTTGTAGTTGTCGGTTAATTGTAAAGAATCGAGCACACGAAGAATTTCATTGAAATTTCTTCCTGTGGAAGCAGGATACGTAATGATTAAACGTACTTTCTTTTCAGGGTCGATGATGAGAAGCGAACGAACTGTTGCCGTTGCAGAAGCATTTGGATGGATGAAATCGTACATTTCGGAAACTTTTTTGTCTTTGTCTGCGATGATTGGAAAATCTACGGCGCAGTTTTGGGTTTCGTTGATGTCTTTAATCCAACCGCGGTGGTCATCTGCATCATCTACAGAAAGCGCGATGACTTTGGTGTTTCTTTTATCGAATTCGCTTTTCAGTTTGGAAGTCATTCCCAATTCTGTGGTACAAACCGGAGTATAATCTGCAGGATGGGAAAACAAAATCCCCCAAGAATCCCCTAAAAAGTTATAAAAATCGAGTTCTCCCAAAGAAGAATCAGCTTGAAAATTCGGTGCGGTATCGCCTAATTTAATTGACATATTCTTGTATTTTTAAAATTTAAGAATCAAAATTAGTAAACACTTGTTTAAATTTGTAATCGAGGTGAATGATTAACATAAATTTAACTATGGATAAAGTAAATTATATTTAATTTAGAAAAAACTCTTCAAATACTGTAAAAAATTGATTAGAAGTCGAATCGTAACTAGCCCTGATTGAACGACATGTTTGAGCTCTTTTTCTTTGAATGGACTTAGCCAAGGAATAAAAAAGCGAGTAGTGAAAGCAGGTTCCCGGCTCCAAATAAACCACAAAATAATTCGCAAATTGTTA from Chryseobacterium suipulveris includes:
- a CDS encoding TonB-dependent siderophore receptor is translated as MTKEILSAGLMVCAICGKAQMMYQQESDTLRIQEIEDIHMHRTGNPNQARISSFKSNIPAIENPQPIAVVAHEVIEQQQSKQLSDVIRNVNGLYLTSSRGGSQDSFGGRGFTFGNENMFKNGSKVNSGMFPEVSALERVEVLKGANAMLYGNVAPGGIINMITKKPRFNFGGSVGMSAGSWNTYKPTVDIFGPLSKKVAFRMNGTYEYANSFRDVVKSQKHYFNPSFAFNLGENTQIILEADYLKHDFTPDFGIGSLSDYQTMISSFETGLKKSDFLGANWQYQTNQMATTDIIVNHQLNDNWMVNSVIAYQNYTKDYFSTERIQWYYNSPKQPDRSWLRPLNRTYNEQNLASLQINLNGEFKTGKLIHKVLFGTDGDFGNNDGYTYFNPSNGKTYGTSYLYGTNGNANGILLLDDPSTWISGAMPDSQKKNRSRIETRRFGFYAQDFLEITKQFKVLGGIRYSNLENKDTVVKDFVAGTEKETPKTGTKDFAFSPKAGLVFTPTENFTVYGTYTNSFVPNSGFLVTEEPLKPSIVDQFEVGLKKNLFKNSVAVNLNVYQIDNRNTYTTARFKADGSENSDSTIKEFAGKVRSRGVELDITGNPTPQLSLIGGISYNHAVYTETPAENGYVENQRLVRTPATTANMSVFYKFDEQLKGLILGASAFYTGDRKAGWNDTKNQSQVTRMVDLKGFATVDFSLGYDYKNFLIQGKIGNVFNAENFNVHENYSVNPIAPRNFYFTLTYKL
- a CDS encoding peroxiredoxin, which produces MSIKLGDTAPNFQADSSLGELDFYNFLGDSWGILFSHPADYTPVCTTELGMTSKLKSEFDKRNTKVIALSVDDADDHRGWIKDINETQNCAVDFPIIADKDKKVSEMYDFIHPNASATATVRSLLIIDPEKKVRLIITYPASTGRNFNEILRVLDSLQLTDNYKVATPVNWNDGDDVIVPPAISTEDARGIFPKGVTELKPYLRYTPQPNK